The Bombus fervidus isolate BK054 chromosome 3, iyBomFerv1, whole genome shotgun sequence genome includes a window with the following:
- the Ube2g1 gene encoding ubiquitin-conjugating enzyme E2G 1, with the protein MSEPQSALLLRKQLAELNKNPVEGFSAGLIDDNDIYQWEVLIIGPPDTLYEGGFFKAHLQFPKEYPLRPPRMKFITEIWHPNIEKNGNVCISILHEPGDDKWGYEKASERWLPVHTVETILISVISMLADPNDESPANVDAAKEWRESYAEFKRKVARCVRKSQEECL; encoded by the exons ATGTCAGAGCCACAGTCCGCGCTTCTACTACGAAAACAATTAGCAG aattaaataaaaacccAGTAGAAGGGTTTTCAGCAGGCCTCATAGACGACAATGACATATATCAGTGGGAAGTACTCATTATTGGACCTCCAGACACATTATA tgAAGGTGGGTTTTTCAAAGCACACTTACAGTTTCCAAAAGAATATCCACTTAGGCCACCAAGAATGAAGTTCATAACAGAAATATGGCATCCAAACA tcGAAAAGAATGGTAATGTATGCATATCGATTTTACATGAACCTGGAGATGATAAGTGGGGCTATGAAAAAGCATCAGAACGGTGGTTACCAGTTCACACAGTTGAGACTATTCTCATAAGTGTTATTAGTATGCTTGCAGATCCTAATGATGAAAGTCCTGCTAATGTGGATGCTGCC AAAGAGTGGAGGGAAAGCTATGCAGAATTCAAGAGAAAGGTGGCGAGGTGTGTCAGAAAAAGCCAAGAGGAGTGTTTGTAG
- the LOC139985436 gene encoding succinate dehydrogenase [ubiquinone] iron-sulfur subunit, producing MFNFNIISHASRFWFCTIVSLRRGTRQNSRFSSHRFLSSAGKAEKQPSETENILNAEIAVMKECKTPPEDRKVPEKPRLQTVRVYRWNPEKPNVKPFMQQFSVDLNKCGTMVLDVLALIKAEHDPTLSYRRSCREGICGSCSMNINGVNTLACITKVKESPKPIVIYPLPHSYVIRDLVTDMEQFLKQYQHIEPFLKRPGEDNFLGLRQILQSPKDRDKLNGLYECILCGCCTYSCPPYWWLGDKFLGPATLLQAYRWIIDSRDMGHKERLSKLRDFYSVYRCHTIFNCTKTCPKALNPGKAIAQIKRLLAGLTKKDRPEMETPLPNPCNGEGQYQCREE from the exons ATGTTCAACTTCAATATTATCAGTCATGCGAGCCGATTTTGGTTTTGTACAATTGTATCTCTTCGACGAGGCACGCGTCAAAACAGTCGTTTTTCAAGCCATAGATTTTTGTCCAGTGCAGGAAAGGCAGAAAAGCAACCATCTGAGACAGAAAACATACTTAACGCCGAAATCGCCGTTATGAAAGAATGCAAAACACCTCCAGAA GATCGGAAGGTACCGGAAAAGCCCAGACTGCAGACTGTTCGAGTATATCGTTGGAATCCTGAAAAACCAAACGTAAAACCTTTCATGCAACAATTCAGTGtggatttaaataaatgcGGCACCATGGTATTAGATGTATTGGCATTAATAAAAGCAGAACATGATCCCACGTTATCCTATCGAAGATCCTGTCGCGAGGGAATTTGCGGAAGTTGTTCGATGAATATAAATGGTGTTAATACCTTGGCTTGCATCAC AAAAGTGAAGGAATCGCCAAAACCTATAGTCATATATCCTTTACCGCATTCATACGTAATCAGAGACTTGGTAACGGATATGGAACAATTCCTGAAACAATACCAGCATATTGAACCATTTTTAAAACGTCCCGGAGAAGACAATTTTCTCGGTTTACGACAAATCCTACAAAGTCCAAAAGATAGAGATAAACTTAATGGTTTATACGAGTGCATCCTCTGTGGATGTTGTACTTATTCTTGTCCACCGTATTGGTGGCTTGGTGATAAGTTTTTAGGGCCTGCAACTCTTCTGCAG GCTTATAGGTGGATAATAGATTCACGTGACATGGGGCATAAAGAAAGACTTAGTAAATTACGTGATTTTTATTCCGTATATCGATGTCATACTATTTTCAATTGTACAAAAACTTGTCCGAAG GCTTTAAATCCCGGAAAAGCAATAGCTCAAATAAAACGATTGTTAGCGGGACTAACGAAAAAGGACCGGCCAGAAATGGAAACTCCACTTCCAAATCCATGTAACGGCGAAGGACAGTACCAATGCAGAGAGGAATAg
- the Gart gene encoding trifunctional purine biosynthetic protein adenosine-3 Gart isoform X1 yields the protein MQYAVLVIGSGGREHAIAWKLSQSPYVNKIYVSPGNSGISSVDKVSLVKLNVKDNKEVATWSKDNKVNLVIIGPEEYLANGLADELKNAGINCFGPQKAASKIEADKYWAKEFMDKCQIPTARWKGFVNAEEAKKFVKSAPFPALVIKASGLAAGKGVIVAKDKEEACKAIDEILTDRKFGSAGDSIVVEELLEGEEVSVLAFTDGKTIVPMAPAQDHKRIFDGDTGPNTGGMGAYCPCPLLNKADYEVVKADILQKTVDGLRQEQISFVGVLYAGLMLTKEGPKVLEFNCRFGDPETQVVLPLLKSDLFNIMKACCEGSLVESEVIWEENLFAVGVILASRGYPVSSSKGQVIIGVNDISRETNQFVFHSGTSISSEGELLTNGGRVLITVSLAPSLALAAAKATRAARIISFEGKQFRTDIAHKGIARSILHHGQLTYKSSGVDIEAGNSLVSAIKPTTYSTQRLGTMGSIGSFGGLFDIKATGYKDPILISGTDGVGTKLKIAFECKKHNTVGIDLVAMCVNDVLAHGAEPLFFLDYFACGKLNVDIASNVINGISEGCRKAGCSLIGGETAEMPDMYSNEEYDLAGFAVGVVERNDLLPRVNDIKEGDIVIGLSSSGVHSNGFSLVRKILKLANKKYSDVAPFSENNRTIGEELLEPTKIYVKGVIPALRTNLVKAFAHITGGGLTENIPRILPKDMGAVLDAKTWIIQPIFAWLATVGEVNKEEMLRTFNCGIGAILICSEKDKDEVLNKLQIENPKIIGHIINYKKNHTRIHVKNFEEALELKMRQYIPDIISQLSKPLKKVGVLISGSGTNLQSLIDATKDRSQHIGAEIVIVISNKSNVEGLKRAEKAGIKTVVIKHTDYPNRDAFDAAMNVELNAFGVEIVCLAGFMRILSDNFVNRWRGALINVHPSLLPSFKGAHAHRDVLAAGVRVSGCTVHFVEPDIDSGAIIEQAAVPVLPHDTIETLQERVKTVEHCIFPLALKHLATGRIQLNEDNSITWNY from the exons ATGCAGTATGCAGTTTTAGTTATTGGTAGTGGTGGTAGAGAACATGCTATTGCTTGGAAACTTTCACAATCTCCTTAT gtaaataaaatttatgtttctcCTGGAAATAGTGGAATTTCATCAGTTGACAAAGTTTCTCTAgtgaaattaaatgttaaagataataag gaAGTAGCAACATGGAGCAAagataataaagtaaatttggTAATTATTGGTCCAGAAGAATATTTGGCTAATGGATTAGcagatgaattaaaaaatgcaggTATTAATTGTTTTGGTCCACAAAAAGCAGCATCTAAAATTGAAGCGGATAAATACTGGGCAAAAGAATTCATGGATAAATGTCAAATTCCTACTGCAAGATGGAAGGGATTTGTAAATGCAGAAGAAGcaaagaaatttgttaaaag tgCACCATTTCCAGCACTTGTAATAAAAGCTTCGGGTTTAGCAGCTGGAAAAGGAGTCATAGTAGcaaaagataaagaagaagCTTGTAAAGCTATAGATGAAATATTAACAGACAGAAAATTTGGGTCTGCTGGTGATTCAATAGTTGTAGAAGAATTATTAGAAGGAGAAGAAGTATCTGTACTTGCATTTACAGATG GGAAAACTATTGTGCCAATGGCACCTGCACAAGatcataaaagaatatttgatgGAGATACAGGACCAAATACTGGTGGTATGGGTGCTTATTGCCCGTGTCCATTGTTAAACAAAGCAGATTACGAAGTAGTGAAAGCAGACATCTTACAAAAAACTGTTGACGGTCTTAGACAAgaacaaatttcatttgttg gtGTATTATACGCTGGATTAATGTTAACAAAAGAAGGACCAAAAGTTCTAGAATTTAACTGTAGATTTGGAGATCCTGAAACACAAGTAGTGTTACCATTGTTGAAatcagatttatttaatattatgaag GCCTGTTGTGAGGGTTCTTTAGTTGAATCTGAAGTTATATGGGAAGAAAATCTGTTTGCTGTCGGTGTTATTTTAGCATCTCGAGGATATCCAGTATCATCATCAAAGGGTCAAGTTATAATAGGCGTCAATGATATTTCGCGCGAAACAAATCAATTTGTTTTCCATAGTGGCACAAGTATCTCTTCTGAAGGAGAGTTATTAACTAACG gTGGAAGAGTTTTAATTACTGTAAGTTTAGCACCTTCATTGGCTTTGGCTGCTGCTAAAGCAACACGTGCCGCCCGAATCATATCATTCGAAGGAAAGCAATTTAGAACAGATATAGCACATAAAGGAATAGCAAG GTCTATATTGCACCATGGACAATTGACATATAAAAGTAGTGGTGTGGACATAGAAGCTGGAAATTCATTAGTTTCAGCTATTAAACCAACAACTTACTCGACACAACGTTTAGGTACAATGGGTTCAATTGGTAGTTTTGGTGGTTTGTTTGACATAAAAGCTACTGGTTATAAAGATCCAATCTTAATATCTGGAACCGATGGTGTTGGAACTAAATTAAAg ATAGCGTTTGAATGTAAAAAACATAATACAGTGGGCATAGATTTAGTGGCTATGTGTGTAAATGATGTTCTTGCACATGGTGCTGAACCTTTATTCTTTCTGGATTATTTTGCTTGTGGTAAATTAAACGTTGATATAGCTAGCAATGTTATAAATGGAATAAGTGAAGGGTGTAGAAAAGCTGGATGTTCATTA ATAGGCGGGGAAACAGCAGAAATGCCAGATATGTATTCCAACGAAGAATACGATTTAGCCGGTTTTGCTGTGGGAGTAGTTGAAAGAAATGATTTGCTTCCACGTGTAAATGACATAAAAGAAGGTGATATTGTAATTGGCTTATCATCAAGTGGTGTGCATAGTAATGGATTCAGTCTTGttcgaaaaattttaaaattagcaaataaaaaatattcagatgTGGCACCTTTTTCTGAAAATAATCGTACAATCG GCGAAGAATTGTTAGAACCAACGAAAATTTACGTAAAAGGAGTAATTCCTGCTTTGCGCACGAATTTAGTAAAAGCATTTGCGCATATTACTGGAGGAGGTCTGACAGAAAACATCCCAAGAATTTTACCAAAAGATATGGGAGCAGTTTTAGATGCAAAGACGTGGATTATTCAACCAATTTTTGCTTGGTTGGCAACTGTAG gAGAAgttaataaagaagaaatgttAAGAACGTTTAATTGTGGCATTGGTGCTATCCTAATTTGTTCGGAAAAAGATAAAGACGAagtgttaaataaattacaaatagaaaATCCTAAGATTATTGGAcacataattaattataaaa aaaATCACACTAGAATACACGTTAAAAATTTTGAGGAAGCGTTAGAATTGAAAATGAGACAATACATACCAGATATAATTTCACAATTAAGTAAGCCTTTAAAAAAAGTGGGTGTTTTGATATCCGGTAGCGGAACCAATTTACAATCATTAATTGATGCAACTAAAGATCGATCTCAACATATTGGTGCAGAAATTGTTATAGTAATATctaataaatcaaatgttgAAGGACTTAAACGAGCTGAAAAAGCTGGTATTAAGACGGTG GTTATTAAACATACGGATTATCCTAATCGAGACGCATTCGATGCAGCAATGAATGTTGAACTCAATGCTTTTGGAGTTGAAATAGTCTGTCTTGCTGGTTTCATGCGCATTTTATCAGATAATTTCGTAAATCGATGGCGTGGTGCCTTAATAAATGTACATCCTTCATTGTTACCATCATTTAAAGGTGCACATGCACATAGAGATGTTTTAGCAGCTGGAGTACGTGTTTCTGGATGTACGGTGCATTTCGTGGAA ccTGATATAGATTCTGGAGCTATCATTGAACAAGCAGCAGTACCTGTACTGCCACATGACACTATAGAAACTCTTCAAGAGCGAGTGAAGACAGTTGAACATTGTATCTTCCCACTAGCTCTAAAACATTTAGCTACAGGAAGGATACAGTTAAACGAAGATAATTCCATTACATGGAATTATTGA
- the LOC139985430 gene encoding ovarian-specific serine/threonine-protein kinase Lok translates to MNDEQIVLTLPATQSVDAIYLTPQESSQEKTMTVWGRLCPIKLPFKTMEMTKDVYTLGRAESCDICVTSNELKPKWLSVMSKIHFKITREYIDNDNDAIVYLEDLSQNGTFVNKKKIGRGNKIILESNDIISLAQPIVTVYIFMSTTACESNNLPPELKDKYKVSCKLGSGACGEVNMVFNKIGCQKFAMKTILKIGDTTNGQKHPLNDPEKIMNEVKILKALKHPCIIRMVEIVDTPKAVYIVLELMEGGELFERIRSRGRLSEKHAKLIFYQVVLAVSYLHDCGITHRDLKPENILLANNSDVTLAKVSDFGLSKLVDAQTMMKTFCGTPMYVAPEILSTIGRGSYTNQVDVWSLGVILYACLSGSVPFNCYDKNMSLQDQIKCGRYGFPPSKFGHITNKAIDLIKSMMTVNPRKRITIKQVLLHPWLQDRELRETIDTLLSKENDENLAPQSISTNIQYKNEQHQNLIKRARLHL, encoded by the exons atGAATGATGAACAAATTGTTTTGACATTACCTGCTACACAAAGTGTGGATGCAATATATTTGACTCCACAAGAGTCATCACAAGAGAAAACCATGACTGTATGGGGCAGATTATGTCCTATCAAATTACCTTTTAAGACAATGG AAATGACCAAAGATGTTTATACTCTTGGTCGAGCAGAATCCTGTGATATTTGTGTTACTAGCAATGAATTAAAGCCAAAATGGCTTAGCGTAATGAGTAAGATACACTTTAAAATAACTAGAGAATAtattgataatgataatgatgcCATAGTATATTTAGAAGACTTAAGCCAAAATGGaacttttgttaataaaaaaaaaataggccGTGGGAATAAGATAATACTTGAAAGCAACGATATAATATCTTTAGCACAACCTATAGTCACtg TTTATATATTCATGAGTACAACAGCATGTGAAAGCAACAATCTTCCTCCAGAACtcaaagataaatataaagtgTCATGTAAATTAGGATCTGGGGCATGTGGAGAAGTGAATatggtatttaataaaataggtTGTCAAAAATTTGCTATGAAAACTATTCTGAAAATAGGTGACACAACGAATGGACAAAAACATCCGTTAAATGATCCTGAGAAAATTATGAAtgaagttaaaatattaaaagccTTGAAACAT CCTTGCATAATTCGAATGGTAGAAATTGTAGATACCCCAAAAGCAGTATATATAGTTTTGGAATTAATGGAAGGTGGTGAACTTTTTGAAAGAATAAGAAGCAGAGGAAGATTATCAGAAAAACAtgcaaaattgattttttatcaAGTTGTATTAGCTGTTAGTTATCTACATGATTGTGGTATAACTCATAGAGATTTGAAG CCAGAAAACATATTATTAGCTAATAATTCGGATGTTACATTAGCAAAGGTATCAGACTTTGGTTTATCAAAGTTAGTTGATGCACAAACTATGATGAAGACATTTTGTGGAACCCCTATGTATGTTGCACCTGAGATATTGTCTACTATTGGACGTGGTTCTTACACGAATcaa GTTGATGTATGGAGTTTGGGAGTAATATTGTATGCTTGTTTAAGTGGTTCAGTACCTTTTAATTGTTACGACAAGAATATGAGTTTGCAGGATCAAATAAAGTGTGGACGTTATGGTTTTCCTCCTTCCAAATTTGGACATATAACAAACAAAGCTATAGATCTG ATTAAGAGTATGATGACAGTAAATCCGAGAAAAAGGATTACAATCAAACAAGTTCTATTACATCCTTGGTTACAAGATCGCGAACTTCGAGAGACTATTGATACGTTATTATCGAAAGAAAATGACGAAAACTTAGCGCCGCAAAGTATTTCCACTAACATTCAATACAAGAATGAACAgcatcaaaatttaattaaaagagcgAGGTTACATTTATAA
- the Gart gene encoding trifunctional purine biosynthetic protein adenosine-3 Gart isoform X2, whose translation MQYAVLVIGSGGREHAIAWKLSQSPYVNKIYVSPGNSGISSVDKVSLVKLNVKDNKEVATWSKDNKVNLVIIGPEEYLANGLADELKNAGINCFGPQKAASKIEADKYWAKEFMDKCQIPTARWKGFVNAEEAKKFVKSAPFPALVIKASGLAAGKGVIVAKDKEEACKAIDEILTDRKFGSAGDSIVVEELLEGEEVSVLAFTDGKTIVPMAPAQDHKRIFDGDTGPNTGGMGAYCPCPLLNKADYEVVKADILQKTVDGLRQEQISFVGVLYAGLMLTKEGPKVLEFNCRFGDPETQVVLPLLKSDLFNIMKACCEGSLVESEVIWEENLFAVGVILASRGYPVSSSKGQVIIGVNDISRETNQFVFHSGTSISSEGELLTNGGRVLITVSLAPSLALAAAKATRAARIISFEGKQFRTDIAHKGIARSILHHGQLTYKSSGVDIEAGNSLVSAIKPTTYSTQRLGTMGSIGSFGGLFDIKATGYKDPILISGTDGVGTKLKIAFECKKHNTVGIDLVAMCVNDVLAHGAEPLFFLDYFACGKLNVDIASNVINGISEGCRKAGCSLAKNC comes from the exons ATGCAGTATGCAGTTTTAGTTATTGGTAGTGGTGGTAGAGAACATGCTATTGCTTGGAAACTTTCACAATCTCCTTAT gtaaataaaatttatgtttctcCTGGAAATAGTGGAATTTCATCAGTTGACAAAGTTTCTCTAgtgaaattaaatgttaaagataataag gaAGTAGCAACATGGAGCAAagataataaagtaaatttggTAATTATTGGTCCAGAAGAATATTTGGCTAATGGATTAGcagatgaattaaaaaatgcaggTATTAATTGTTTTGGTCCACAAAAAGCAGCATCTAAAATTGAAGCGGATAAATACTGGGCAAAAGAATTCATGGATAAATGTCAAATTCCTACTGCAAGATGGAAGGGATTTGTAAATGCAGAAGAAGcaaagaaatttgttaaaag tgCACCATTTCCAGCACTTGTAATAAAAGCTTCGGGTTTAGCAGCTGGAAAAGGAGTCATAGTAGcaaaagataaagaagaagCTTGTAAAGCTATAGATGAAATATTAACAGACAGAAAATTTGGGTCTGCTGGTGATTCAATAGTTGTAGAAGAATTATTAGAAGGAGAAGAAGTATCTGTACTTGCATTTACAGATG GGAAAACTATTGTGCCAATGGCACCTGCACAAGatcataaaagaatatttgatgGAGATACAGGACCAAATACTGGTGGTATGGGTGCTTATTGCCCGTGTCCATTGTTAAACAAAGCAGATTACGAAGTAGTGAAAGCAGACATCTTACAAAAAACTGTTGACGGTCTTAGACAAgaacaaatttcatttgttg gtGTATTATACGCTGGATTAATGTTAACAAAAGAAGGACCAAAAGTTCTAGAATTTAACTGTAGATTTGGAGATCCTGAAACACAAGTAGTGTTACCATTGTTGAAatcagatttatttaatattatgaag GCCTGTTGTGAGGGTTCTTTAGTTGAATCTGAAGTTATATGGGAAGAAAATCTGTTTGCTGTCGGTGTTATTTTAGCATCTCGAGGATATCCAGTATCATCATCAAAGGGTCAAGTTATAATAGGCGTCAATGATATTTCGCGCGAAACAAATCAATTTGTTTTCCATAGTGGCACAAGTATCTCTTCTGAAGGAGAGTTATTAACTAACG gTGGAAGAGTTTTAATTACTGTAAGTTTAGCACCTTCATTGGCTTTGGCTGCTGCTAAAGCAACACGTGCCGCCCGAATCATATCATTCGAAGGAAAGCAATTTAGAACAGATATAGCACATAAAGGAATAGCAAG GTCTATATTGCACCATGGACAATTGACATATAAAAGTAGTGGTGTGGACATAGAAGCTGGAAATTCATTAGTTTCAGCTATTAAACCAACAACTTACTCGACACAACGTTTAGGTACAATGGGTTCAATTGGTAGTTTTGGTGGTTTGTTTGACATAAAAGCTACTGGTTATAAAGATCCAATCTTAATATCTGGAACCGATGGTGTTGGAACTAAATTAAAg ATAGCGTTTGAATGTAAAAAACATAATACAGTGGGCATAGATTTAGTGGCTATGTGTGTAAATGATGTTCTTGCACATGGTGCTGAACCTTTATTCTTTCTGGATTATTTTGCTTGTGGTAAATTAAACGTTGATATAGCTAGCAATGTTATAAATGGAATAAGTGAAGGGTGTAGAAAAGCTGGATGTTCATTA GCGAAGAATTGTTAG